The Vibrio agarivorans genome contains the following window.
AACTTCATAGTAATCCCTAAAGCGTCGAAAACTAATAAAGTTATAGCAGCCTAAACTAAGGTTAGGCCAACATAAAACGCCCCAACCTTACAGTATAACTGCAGGTTAGGGCGCGAATGTGCCAAATGATGAGCTGACTTTATGCTTTGTCTTCTTCCATTTGTGCGTTATCTACAACATGGTTTTCACCAAGCTGACGAGGCAGAATTTGGTTGAGTAAAATTGCCACGATACCGCATAGGCTTACCCCTTGAAGGCTGAAGTCGCCAACGCCAAATGCCATGCCACCGATACCAAATACGAGTGTCACCGCCACGATAACGAGGTTGCGTGAATCATGAAGATCGACTTTGTTTTTAATTAGGGTGTTTAGGCCAACCGTTGCAATTGATCCAAATAATAGAATCATGATGCCTCCCATAACTGGAATTGGGATAGTCTGTAACAACGCGCCAAGTTTACCAATCAATGCAAGTGCAATGGCGGTGATGGCTGCCCATGTCATAATGATTGGGTTAAACGCTTTAGTTAACATCACTGCCCCCGTGACCTCACTGTAGGTTGTGTTCGGTGGCGCGCCAACCATTGAAGCGGCAATCGTCGCCACACCGTCCCCTGTGATTGTGCGGTGCAGTCCCGGCTTTTTTAGATAATCTTTACCCGTGACGTTAGAAATCGCCAACATATCACCGACGTGTTCTACTGCGGGTGCAATTGCCACAGGAATCATAAATAGGATGGCATTGATGTTGAACTCAGGCGTTGTAAAGTTGGGTAATGCTAGCCATGCTGCTTGGGCAACAGGAGTAAAGTCAACAATGCCAAAAATTAGGCTCAACGAGTAGCCGACAGTGATGCCACCGAAAATAGGTAACAGCTTTAAGAACCCTTTTGCAAAGACACTAATCGCGATCGTTGTAATGAGGGAGGTGGCTGAGACCCATAATGCCGCATTGGCATCGATAAGCTGAACCGCACCATCACCCGTTTTGCCAAGGGCCATGTTTACCGCAACCGGCGCAAGCCCGAGGCCAATAACCATGATCACAGGCCCAACGACGACGGGTGGTAGTAGACGATGTACAATTTCAATGCCTTTTGCCTTAATGAGGCCACCCATGGCGACATAAACCACACCTGCCGCCATCAAGCCACCCATAGTCGCTGGCACGCCCCAGGTTTGGACACCAAACATGATAGGTGCGATGAAGGCAAAAGAAGAGGCGAGAAAGATCGGAACAGTACGGCGAGTGATGAATTGAAATAGAAGCGTACCGACACCAGCACCGAATAACGCAACGCTCGGGTCCAGTCCCGTCAGTAGCGGCACTAAAACGAGCGCACCAAAAGCAACAAACAGCATTTGTGCACCCTGAATAGCATTCAACATGGCTATATTTCCCTATACATGAGTGAAAAAATCAAAACGGTAGGAGACTAGCATGTTTTGAGTAAACGTTTGCTTGATTTGATCAATTTATAACGATTATGTTTCGCAATGTTTAAATAAGTTGTGATGTACAAAATGCTTTGTGGGTTGCTGTCGCAGAAAATGACTAAACAGTTGAGTTGTGGTTTTATCCTTTCGGGTAGGTGAAAAAGCGGACAGCAATAGGTATCTTATATGCGTATTTTATGAGGTCTCAATGTTCTGGTTATCAAGCAAAATCATTAGGCTCTCAGGGATGTATCTCTATAAAAAGTACAAGGAAAGACAACAAGAATCTGAAGCCCACCAATAGGTGGGCTTCGTTTTTAAGGGCTAGCAAATGTCATCTTCAGTTAGAGAAATGTGCACTTCTCCCGTAAGGTCACACAAACGATTAAGCCATAATTGAATCGTACCATCGACGCATAGATTATCCCATAAGCCACCACAGAAGCGGTCCCCCCGGGTCATTGACGTTACTGCGCGGCAGCAATCAGAAAGGCCCATAGTGGCGATTAACACACGTTTCTTTTTTTGCAATTCAGAGGGGATTGACGAGTCGTTGAGTGGTATCCCAATGGTTGAATTATGAGTGTTGTCAGTCCAAGCATAGTCGCTCAGGAGTATTTTATGCTGATATGCCGCTTGGTAGAGCACTGACAGCTTGTTGCTAACCGGCGCAGCTCTGATGTCAGCAATGAATGCTGACACTTGACGTAATGACGGCGTAGTTGCCAACAATTGCGCCATCATTTCTATCTCTTCACGCCAATAGAGTTTTGATAGCCATTTTTGTGGTAACTGCTCGATGCCATAGAAAGCGCCAGCAAGTTGCCCATAGATGGCGGCGGTGGTATCGGCGTCATCACCGAGGTTTGCTGCCATCAAGGCACCCTGCTCGAAGTTATCACTATGTGCAAAACACCACAAAGCGGCTTCTAAAGAGTGAATCACAAACCCAGTTCCGCGAATGTCACTACGATCTTTCTCAAGATAGGAGCCGTTTACAATGACCTGTATCTCTGGATGAAGGTTGTCGAATGCATGCTTGAGTTGCTTGAAAAGCGCGGCTTTAGAGAGATTGCTATCAAGAAACAACTGATACATCAACCAGGCCATGACTTGACAGGCTTCCACGCAGCGCTGTTCGGCGTGGGTGGTCATTGAGCTCAAGCTAGCATTACTCAGTGCCTTCGTCAGTCGAATACCTTTATAAGGATGACTAAAGATACAAACAGGCGCGAGGCGCATCAAACTGCCATTGCCAGCACTAAACTCGTCACTAGAACCACAAAGAGGGTTGTCAGTATTGATGAATTGACTCAAGGCACCTGAAACGGTGATTCCGATATCGAAGCAGTGGCCTGTGACGGAGTTTTCTCCTTGCTTCCACCAGCGAACATAACGCTGCATTTGATCGGTCGTATCCATCTTTCCTTGGCAAAGCAAGCTTTCAGCAAGACAGAGCGCCATCGACGTGTCATCTGTCCATTGACCCGCGCGCAAACCAAACGGCCCGCCGCCAATCATGTCATGGATAGGTTCAAAGCTGTCTTTGGGCTTGAACTCAAGGGTTGTACCAAGCGCGTCTCCCAGAGCTAACCCTAGCAGAGCCCCTTTTGCTTTGTCGATGAATGCTATTTCAGATATGTTTTTATTCAATGCTGAATCCTTCTTTAATGTTTCGAACAACAGAATAAAGAGCATTTGCGGGCTTGCGAAGTGACACTTAAATTAGCATGTCGCCTGAATAGACAGGTCTGAACAAATGAGTTCTAACTCCGGTATTTACGAGCTCAATGAGTGGGTTTGGTATGTATATTTGAGCAGTATTCACCTGCGGCTAAGGAGGGTGGTACTATGAGGCATTCATCTATTTTTGATATTTACTTATGTCTCTCGAACCTAAGAACAAACCTGATCTCAGTGCTTATAGTCACGATCGTCTAAACCGCTATCGTTTGGTGGAAATTATTGCTTTATGGGAGGGACGCCTGACAACAAATCATTTGTGTCAGTGTTTTGATATTGGGCGACAGCAAGCTTCAAAAGATATCAATACCTATCTATCGGACATTGCACCGGGGAATTTGGAATACGATCTAAAACTAAAAGGCTATCGCCCAACGTCGATGTTTCGACCTGTATTAACTAGTGGCAATGCAGAAGATTATTTGAATCTATTGGCTTTTAATCAACGCTTGGTTTCAAAGGGGAGTCATTTCGATTGGGGCTTTGATCGCATCGCCAGCGTGTCCTCTCCTCCACGCAATATTAAGCCGGTGATATTGCAGTCACTAGTCAAAGCAATCAGTCAACAACAAAGACTGGAAATTGAGTACCTGTCGTTAGGTAATCCACACCCCGAAGTACGTGTTATCTCGCCACACACACTAGTTCAAACCCCGCTGAGGTGGCACGTCCGCGCTTATTGCGAAAAGAATCGTGACTACCGAGACTTTGTGATCAGTCGCTTTTCTGGTCAACCTGATCTCATTGGGGTATCTGAGAACTTACAAGACGATGATGATGATTGGTTTACGCCGGTCGATATTGAGTTAATTCCGGACCAGCGCCTAAATGAACATCAGCAACGCCTTGTAGAAATAGACTTTGGTATGGACAATGGAGAACTTAAACTGAGAACTTCTCTGGCGCTACTTAACTATGACTTAAGCATGCTCAATCTTAGCGTGTACAAAGTGGACGTATCACCTGAAGTTCAGCAGCTGAGCATTCGAAATGTAAATGGTATTAGAAGATTGATGATGCAAAGGAACATGCTCTAATTGAGTAAGGTTTGTTTTATTCTCGGGAATTATAATTGAAGAAATTGTAATATAAATTTATTGTATTAAGCATGCTGTTTTATATAGAATGACTTTTCTATAACAGGTTAGGTCATTTTGTTGCCGAGGGGCTCTAAAGGTAACAAAAGTGTATAAAACGGAATAATAATGAAAAAGAGTTTATTGTCAGTGGCGACAATGGTAGCCATGGTAGGATGTTCTTCGGTTACGGAAAGGCCGACGACGAATGTCAACACATACGCGGTCTATCAAGTTGATGTTCCAGAATATGTCAGTTATCAGTCTGTAACTGAAGCAATTAAGGTGGCTCTAAATCAGGCAGGTGACACCAAGAGGGTGGTGGAGTATATGCCACCAGCACCTTTGCCCAAGGAGGCACCAAGATTTACTTTGGTAAACCCTGTAGGTAGTAAGTCACTTAAGTCTAATCAAGCGGTGAAGCGCCCATCGTGTGTTGGTGCATTGGTTTATGCAAAAACCGAGAGCATCAACTCAAATAGTGATGAATCACTCTATACTTGTTTGTGGAAGTATCAACAAGGTTATCACTTAGATTTTTATTATATGACTGAAAGCGGTTCTTCTGGCTTGAGTTCATCGTTAGGTTCACTTTTCTCATCGAAATCAGAGAGGAGTCAACAGAATCCGATGTTATTGAAAGCCGTTGATGGTATTGAAAATAATCTGTCGGGTATACAAGCTACAGCTCGGTTGCTTTCGACAAACGCGAAAATTTAACCGTTAACTATGTTAGTTTAGCACCTTTTCAAACCACTTTTTCCAAAGTGGTTTTTTCGTTTCTGTGGCTTGATAAATACTCACTCCCTGATAATAAGTTTGAGTGAGTTCACAGCGAAGTTTATTGCTGTCGACTTCAACAATACTGGTGATATGGTTGGCAACCTGCGTAGCGTGATCGTTGGCTAGGCTGTAGTCAAGGTTCATCCGTCCTTGTAGAAACAGCCAGAGGTGAGTCGCTAGCCATAGCTGCTTGAGAATTGGGGCAGAAAATTTGTCTTGATGGTCAACGTCAAGGTGCTGCTTGAAGACGTTTTGCATCTTTTGTAGCGCTTCACGCTGTTCAATAAACTCTCCCAACACGACTTGATGGTGATAAGAAAACAGCCCAAGCAGCCTTTCAGGTGTCGTTAAATTAGGTTTTTTAACGATGCTTTTTTCATACAGCGGCGTCAGATGCTCAACTATCGCTTGCAAGTCAGCTTCTGATATCGAAATAGAAGGTGACTGGGCAGGTAACACAAAGCCCAGTTGAAAAATCTGCGAATGTAGGCTGTTTTCACTCATCATATGACTACTCTTTTGCGTAGAGCGTGTTGATAGTAACAGTAATCGATTCAGAGCCCGTATCTACATAGATATCATTGCCGCTGAGCATAACAGACAGATCCATCGTGCGTGTTAACGCTTGACCAAATTGATCCAACCCATCGCTATCTAGCTGATAAATTCCGTCACAATATCCGGTAATCTTGGTTTGATTCTGTTGCCACCATTGATCAACGGATGTGTTGTAGCCATAAACAGAGACACTGCTTGCAATGCGAGAGGCCTTTTTTACACGATCCAGATCAGGCTCACCAAGCTCGACCCAACGGCGAATATCCCCGTGAAGTTCTTTTTCCCATAAATCAGGTTCATCGGTGGTGCTTAACCCTTTAGTGAATTCAAGATCTTCTGTGTAGCCGTGGCAATAGGCCAGAATGCGAGCACAAAGGCGACGCTCATTTTCAGAAGGGTGCTGCGCAATGGTTAGGTTGCTGGATGTGTATAGATCGCGGTTCATATCACTTAGTGAGACGCGAAATTTATAGATGGTGGGTTTTAGGGC
Protein-coding sequences here:
- a CDS encoding uracil-xanthine permease family protein — its product is MLNAIQGAQMLFVAFGALVLVPLLTGLDPSVALFGAGVGTLLFQFITRRTVPIFLASSFAFIAPIMFGVQTWGVPATMGGLMAAGVVYVAMGGLIKAKGIEIVHRLLPPVVVGPVIMVIGLGLAPVAVNMALGKTGDGAVQLIDANAALWVSATSLITTIAISVFAKGFLKLLPIFGGITVGYSLSLIFGIVDFTPVAQAAWLALPNFTTPEFNINAILFMIPVAIAPAVEHVGDMLAISNVTGKDYLKKPGLHRTITGDGVATIAASMVGAPPNTTYSEVTGAVMLTKAFNPIIMTWAAITAIALALIGKLGALLQTIPIPVMGGIMILLFGSIATVGLNTLIKNKVDLHDSRNLVIVAVTLVFGIGGMAFGVGDFSLQGVSLCGIVAILLNQILPRQLGENHVVDNAQMEEDKA
- a CDS encoding ADP-ribosylglycohydrolase family protein, which translates into the protein MNKNISEIAFIDKAKGALLGLALGDALGTTLEFKPKDSFEPIHDMIGGGPFGLRAGQWTDDTSMALCLAESLLCQGKMDTTDQMQRYVRWWKQGENSVTGHCFDIGITVSGALSQFINTDNPLCGSSDEFSAGNGSLMRLAPVCIFSHPYKGIRLTKALSNASLSSMTTHAEQRCVEACQVMAWLMYQLFLDSNLSKAALFKQLKHAFDNLHPEIQVIVNGSYLEKDRSDIRGTGFVIHSLEAALWCFAHSDNFEQGALMAANLGDDADTTAAIYGQLAGAFYGIEQLPQKWLSKLYWREEIEMMAQLLATTPSLRQVSAFIADIRAAPVSNKLSVLYQAAYQHKILLSDYAWTDNTHNSTIGIPLNDSSIPSELQKKKRVLIATMGLSDCCRAVTSMTRGDRFCGGLWDNLCVDGTIQLWLNRLCDLTGEVHISLTEDDIC
- a CDS encoding WYL domain-containing protein, producing the protein MSLEPKNKPDLSAYSHDRLNRYRLVEIIALWEGRLTTNHLCQCFDIGRQQASKDINTYLSDIAPGNLEYDLKLKGYRPTSMFRPVLTSGNAEDYLNLLAFNQRLVSKGSHFDWGFDRIASVSSPPRNIKPVILQSLVKAISQQQRLEIEYLSLGNPHPEVRVISPHTLVQTPLRWHVRAYCEKNRDYRDFVISRFSGQPDLIGVSENLQDDDDDWFTPVDIELIPDQRLNEHQQRLVEIDFGMDNGELKLRTSLALLNYDLSMLNLSVYKVDVSPEVQQLSIRNVNGIRRLMMQRNML
- a CDS encoding YaeQ family protein; the encoded protein is MALKPTIYKFRVSLSDMNRDLYTSSNLTIAQHPSENERRLCARILAYCHGYTEDLEFTKGLSTTDEPDLWEKELHGDIRRWVELGEPDLDRVKKASRIASSVSVYGYNTSVDQWWQQNQTKITGYCDGIYQLDSDGLDQFGQALTRTMDLSVMLSGNDIYVDTGSESITVTINTLYAKE